The Salvia miltiorrhiza cultivar Shanhuang (shh) chromosome 1, IMPLAD_Smil_shh, whole genome shotgun sequence genome has a window encoding:
- the LOC131005656 gene encoding ribonuclease III domain-containing protein RNC1, chloroplastic, with the protein MELYSSFTPHTKIELSFSSSLSPFSFQTHFKLPKTPSNLHILAVASADPKELPQNSPQRLLKELAERKKVVSPKKKAPPKRFILKPPLDDKRLAERFLNSPQLSLKSFPLLSSCLPSQRLNNADRTWMDEYLLEAKQALGYPLEPSDSYGDDNPAKQFDSLLYMAFQHPHCERTNVRHVRSAHSRLSFLGQYVLELALCEFFLQRYPRESPGPMRERVYALIGKRFLPKWIKAASLQNLVFQYDDIDRLLRKDREPPVKSVFWALFGAIYLCFGMPEVYRVLFEVFGLDPEAEDCQPKMRRQLEDIDYVSVEFDSRKLSWQDVAAYKPPEDALFAHPRLFRACVPPGMHRFRGNIWDFDCRPQVMRTLGYPLAMVDRIPEITEARNIELGLGLQLCFMHPSKHKFEHPRFCFERLEYVGQKIQDLVMAERLLMKHIDAPGKWLQEKHRCLLMNKFCGKFLREKYLHRFIIYSDQVQDSYEHNRRLRNPATTSVQQAIHGLAYAVYGKPDVRRLMFEVFDFEQIQPKAV; encoded by the exons ATGGAGCTATATTCATCTTTCACACCGCACACCAAAATAGAACTCTCTTTCTCCTCCTCACTCTCTCCCTTTTCCTTCCAAACCCACTTCAAACTCCCCAAAACCCCATCAAATCTCCACATTTTAGCCGTCGCCTCCGCCGACCCGAAGGAGCTCCCTCAAAACAGCCCCCAACGCCTCCTGAAAGAGTTGGCGGAGCGCAAGAAAGTAGTCTCCCCCAAGAAAAAGGCGCCCCCTAAAAGATTCATCCTCAAACCGCCCTTGGATGATAAGCGATTGGCCGAGAGATTCCTCAACAGCCCCCAATTATCGCTCAAGTCCTTCCCTTTATTGAGCTCTTGCCTCCCTTCGCAGCGATTGAACAATGCCGATAGAACGTGGATGGACGAGTATTTGCTGGAGGCGAAGCAGGCGCTGGGTTACCCCTTGGAGCCCTCGGATAGCTACGGAGACGATAATCCGGCCAAGCAGTTCGATTCTTTGTTGTACATGGCGTTTCAGCACCCTCACTGTGAGAGGACTAATGTGCGGCATGTGAGGTCGGCGCATTCGCGGCTGTCGTTCTTGGGGCAGTATGTGCTGGAGCTCGCGCTGTGTGAGTTCTTCTTGCAGCGCTATCCGAGGGAGTCGCCGGGGCCGATGAGGGAGAGGGTCTATGCTTTGATTGGGAAGAGGTTTTTGCCCAAGTGGATTAAAGCTGCTAGCTTGCAGAATTTGGTTTTCCAGTATGATGATATAGACAGGCTCCTTCGCAAAGACCGGGAGCCTCCGGTGAA ATCTGTGTTCTGGGCATTGTTTGGGGCTATATATTTGTGTTTCGGCATGCCAGAAGTGTATCGTGTTCTCTTTGAAGTGTTTGGGCTTGACCCGGAGGCTGAAGACTGCCAGCCTAAAATGAGGAGACAGCTTGAGGATATAGATTATGTTTCTGTTGAGTTTGATAGCCGAAAACTTAGTTGGCAAGATGTTGCTGCTTATAAG CCACCGGAAGATGCTCTTTTTGCTCATCCTAGGCTTTTCAGAGCatgtgtaccacctggtatgcACAGATTCCGCGGAAACATATGGGATTTTGATTGTAGGCCTCAAGTGATGAGAACACTTGGATATCCCTTGGCTATGGTGGATAGGATACCTGAGATAACAGAAGCAAGGAATATCGAGCTTGGTTTAGGATTGCAG CTCTGTTTCATGCATCCATCAAAACACAAGTTTGAACATCCACGGTTCTGCTTCGAGCGTTTGGAATATGTGGGTCAGAAGATCCAG GATCTTGTGATGGCGGAGAGGTTGCTTATGAAGCATATCGATGCTCCCGGGAAATGGTTGCAGGAGAAGCACCGGTGTCTTCTGATGAACAAGTTCTGCGGCAAGTTCTTGAGGGAGAAGTATCTTCACCGCTTCATCATCTACAGCGATCAGGTTCAGGACTCGTACGAGCACAACCGGAGGCTGAGAAATCCAGCTACAACCTCGGTTCAGCAAGCGATTCATGGCCTTGCGTATGCTGTTTACGGGAAGCCAGACGTTAGGCGACTTATGTTCGAGGTTTTCGACTTCGAGCAGATACAGCCGAAGGCTGTATGA